DNA sequence from the Rattus rattus isolate New Zealand chromosome 2, Rrattus_CSIRO_v1, whole genome shotgun sequence genome:
TCTGCTAAGCATCCTGGAACTGGTGGGTAAGGCTGAGCCATTGTTCCAAAAGGGACTACAGAGGCGCCTGTTGGGGAGAGAGGCCCCTCACAGCTTTGCTCTCTGTTGGTGGTAGCCATTTCCCCTCCCACTCGCCTCTAGAACTGCAAAGACCGGATGGAGTTGTGAGTGGTCGGCGCAGTAGTGGCTTCCCCACTTTATGTACCTCTCCAAGTCTTCCTGCCCTGGTAGCCCACCCCCACTGCCAGATTGGGTCTTCTCTCCCAGAGAGAGCGCTGAATCGCCCCCGTGGCAGGGTGGGGGCTGGGTGGAGGACCAGCGGGGGATGGGTGAGAAGCCAAGagcagaaaaagaagggaggaggggggaggagctggaggcagagggaacagcAGATTGTGCAGAGCCAATGAGAGCAGCAGGACGAGGTGGTACCAAATTCCCATCGGCCAATGACTAGCCAGAGTTTACGAAAGCCTCATTAGCATCGCCCCCCTCCGCCTGGCTAGGGATGGGACAATGCGGTGTTGGTGTCTGCAGTATTCTGACTCCTGGACACCGGTGGCTGCAAGTTGCGCTTTTGGCGTCCTCTCATTTTTCTATCCTTATCTCCGTCCGCGGCTGCCTCGGCCAGCCAGTTTTTGATTTTTTATCTGTTCCTTGATCGATACAACGAACCTAAGGACATACAGAACATTAATACCCAACTGCCAGCTCTGGCCCAGGGCTCGTACTGTGCAGCGGGCTGGCTGCAGAAACTTAAGTCATAGCACCCTTTGTCGCTGAGGTCTGAAGGTCTCTGCACGTTCTCATCCCTGGGAACGTGACCCCAGCATCCGACGCCAAGATGCCGGCTCACATACTGCAAGAGGTGAGCTCCCCCCCCCCGATGGCCCCTCCCTCTCAGGTTGGCGGGTGCAGATTGGACTTCTAGGTGGGTGGCTGTTGAGGGTTGGAGAGAGTTCAGAGCAGCTGGGAGCTTTTAGCCATCATTTCCGAGTTGCTCAACCTTGATTGATTGTTTCTGGACCGGGTGATAACCGGGTTTTTACTCAGTACAGTTGATTCCCCCAACTTGTGTTTCTTAAAGTAAAACCTGACCTTTTCTCGATATGCGCAGTTTTTCCTTTGTGAGTTGCGAAGGGCGCTGCTAATAaaacatctctcctgccccttcatCATAAGGTTTATTCCCCACGGCCTGCACATTTCAGTGTCCCATTTCGTggtgcacccccaccccccaagccaTGCAACCTTGGCACTGGGTAAGACCTCTATTGCACCCTTCCCGCAGTTACATTAGAGGGAAGTACCCCCTGCTGCCCCCACGCGTCTGCAGCCCTAATTCTCCACCCCCTCTCGTTGCAGATCTCTGGCTCTTACTCGGCCACCACCACAATCACAGCGCCACCTTCTGGGGGACAGCAGAATggaggagagaagtttgaaaagAATCCTCACCTCTGGGGAGCAGATGTTCGCCCTGAAATTAAAGATGACCTATACGACCCCAGCTACCAGGATGAGGAGGGGCCCCCGCCCAAGCTGGAGTACGTCTGGAGGAACATCATCCTCATGGCCCTGCTGCACATTGGAGCCCTGTACGGGATCACACTGGTCCCCTCCTGCAAGGTCTACACCTGCCTCTTTGGTGAGCAGCTCCCCTTGTCTTGGGCCAGTGCCTCGGGTTTCTCCTTGCTCTTAAAGAGGTGGCCTCTGACCCAAGGCGTGGccctttctttttggttcttgTTGGAGCAACTGGGCTGGGAAAAGAGCCTCGAATGGGGGAGACCTGAGTCTTGAGAATCTCTTAACATTGATGCTGAGGTCTCTGAGCAAGCTTTTCTGTATGAGTCACTTGATGGCACCTGGCCCAGCCTCAGAGACATTAGAGGCAAGAGCTAGATCACAGGCCTCGTGGGTGACCTGTTGAGTTCAGTGAGGGGACAAAGCCATGGGGTGGAGTTTAGGGGGAAGAGAATAGAGGGGGTTAGAAGCTCAACCATTGGACCTTCCTTGCCTGGCTAGACTAGGCTGGTTTGCCTGGAGGAAGATGAAGCAGGCTCCTGTATATCCAGATTCAAAGGTGTATGGCACCGCTGTTCGGCACAAGCTAGTCAACAAACCATTCTTAGAATAAAATAAGGTTGCAGAGGGGTTTTGCCTTCTATTCAGCTTGCGGCCCCTCTTTCCCTGTGTCCACATAGTGCTGTGGCACCTTTCTCTCAAACACCACACCCAACATATACCTCCTGGGCAGGAGGAGCGCCTGGAGCAGCCCCATCCTGACTATTGTGATGAGTGTGCACTTGTGTCACTGACCTGACTAACTCaactcctgggggtgggggagccatGTGTAGAGCTTGGTAGCAATGCTGCCCCCTAGCTGCACACACGTGGGTGATTTATCAACTGCACCTTGAACCAGGAAGGAGGGACTAGAGGTCTGTAGTCTAGGGCCTCTTGCTGCTCTCAGAGAGGTCAACAGCAGGGGGTGGTCTTTAGAACAGTCGGAGGTTTTTCTGGAACAGTATCTGAGTGTAGGTACCAATGGCAGGTCTCTTGGAGGATGGCGTGTAGAACGGCTAATCGTCCGATTGTTAGCTACCTCAGTCCTCCTAGGTCCTACAAGTGGTGAGATAGGATCCTTGAGAGTTTTCCAGGTAACAAACTTTCCCCccaagacaaggcttctctgtgtagccctggctgttctgaaactgggtctgtagaccaggctggcctccaactccttcaagatccgcctgcctccacttcctgagtgctgggattaaaggcgtttgCCGCCACCACCTGGCTCCCAACTCATCGTCTTCACAACACACCTTCAGCAAGAGTAGGGATGGAATCCTTTAGATTAGTTTCACGCCCTGCCAGCCTTTTTCCTGGCTTGGCTGTTTTAAGAATCTTTTGTACCTTTGTGattctgtaaccccagaactgaaTTTGACAGCACTGAGAGAGTTTTCAAAGCTCCCCCCAGCCTGTTTCTGAAATTAAAGCTATGCTATGATTCCTATCCACCATCATGAATGCTTTGGGAGACAGGGTAGGGATCTGAGTTGGACTGAGAGGCAGACTGAAGAGGCTGCCTAggtttgtgtgtcctgtgtggttgcacacgcacatgctgcccccctgcaacacacacacacacacacacacacacacacacctgtgtttaTGGATCCAATCTGCCTGGGTCATCTGCAGCATGAAACAAGTAGGGGTATTCCTTTGCTGCTCAGCTAAGGGCTTCTGCTCTGCGCAAATCCACCCCGTGATACAGGGCTCTGGCTACCTGAGATTTTTCCAGACATAGGTATGAAGGCCTTTCATCTCATGGTTGCTCTCCCGGGATCTCGTAGGAGGGACGGGagttgggaaggagggagagagtgttcTCAGGAAACATCTTATCTGACTGCAGAAGGACACAGTTAGTACAATGTGAGGCGTTTCCAGTAGCAACTAAGTTCTGTAGCCTGTGAAGGTCCTTTGTTTCTTGGTGTTTTCTTGGGAGGCAGCCAGTATTAGCCATTCTACCAAGGCCCCTGTTCCCCAGTTCTGCTAATGGGTGCGGGGGTTGAGGGGAGGGATCGAATGGGCAGACCGCTCTCCTTCCCAGAGAGATCTCACGACTGGCACTTTCTGAGCTCTTTCTGCTTCAGGGACAGTGAAGCAGTGTCCTTCTGCCAGCTTTGAGCATCTAACATTCAGGGTGAGAGTCTGGATAGACAGGACCATGACCAGGGAGAGACACGGGAACGGGCACACAGATCCTGGGGGCTGGTTAGGACTGAAACAAGGCAAGGCGGATGGAAAACCCACCTTTAACAGTAGATGAACGACCTTTCCAGAATGTGTTTCAAGAGACATACTTGGTACTGATAGAACTCACCTTGTTCAAGGTGTGTGGAGAATAGGAGAGTATCAGTGTCCTTGGTAATGTTCAAGCCACTACGCAAATCTGACTTCCGTTTTACTGCTACAGTATTGAAACGCTTTGTCTACCTCTGCTAAAGCCTTGTGTATAGTTAGCTACTCGGGCTGCCACTACTTGTCCCCTCCAATTAGCCGTTGTCCACTGTTCTGGCCGGTGCTTCAGAATGGCCCTTGGGATGCGTTCTGGGCTGAGGAAATGCAGTTTTCTGGCCAGAAATCTTTAGAGGGCTGGTAGAGGTCAAAGAAGATCGGCCCTGGGATGAAACCCAGTGATACCCAGACTCGTGATGACCAGTGGCACGTATGACAATTCACAGACTAATGCATCCCAGGGCTGCAGGGAAAACCGGGCCTTTACCCAAAGGCTAACCGAGAAGCTGACTAGTGCCAGGAAACTGTCCTGGGCATCTTGTCCCTTACGGATCTGGCCTGTTGGTGACACCCCAACTTTCCTGTCCTACAGCATATTTGTACTACGTAATCAGCGCCCTGGGCATCACAGCCGGGGCTCATCGCCTGTGGAGCCACAGGACTTACAAGGCTCGGCTGCCCCTGAGGCTCTTCCTCATCATCGCCAACACCATGGCGTTCCAGGTAAGAGGCTGCTGCTGTGGCGGTGTCTCCACCCAGTGGAGGGCAGTTAGGGATCTGGATACTTTACTAGTTCAGCCATTATTCTTTCTAGTCCCTTGAGGCCTCCTAGAGTGCAGACTCGAGTGCTGAAGTCCGTTTTCGATTGTCACGTGTGAAGGGGAATAAGAAAGGGTCCTTATGTGCTGGGTCAGTTTTCATTTCAGGGTCCCAGTAGTATCACACCATGGCAGTTGGGGGTCTTTAGCATAAAGGACACAAGAGCTGGCtactaggctggagagatgcctcagtggttaacagcattgactgctcttccagaggtcctgagttcaaattccagcaaccacatggtggctcacttccatctgtaatgagatctgatgccctcttctggtgtgtctgaagacatcgacagtgtacttacatataaataaataaatctttaaaacaaaacaaaacaaaacaaacaaacaaacaaaaaaaccaaaccaagagctGGGTACTGACTGGTTTCCTAGACCGTAAGGGAACAATTCACTTTAAGGTAACTGTCTTACACTACACCACAGTGGGACAGACGCACAGGTGTCATAGACCCTGGGGTTCTTTTAAGTCCTCACACCAGATTGAGGAAGAGGTCACTGTTGTTACTACTCCTGGACAGATGAGGAGACACACCTAGAGATTGGTGTAAGACTGTGGTGGGAAGAATAGTCAAGCCGCAAGctcacagaagaggaaagataGAGACTTGGTAGAGGACCCTCGAGGCTCCAAAGATCTAAGGACACTGGATAGCCGCTGGTGGGTTTAACTTGCAGCAAGAGGAAACTAGGAAATCAAATTAGTCCCCTCTGCCTTGTCAAGATTTGAGGTGGTCACCAGGTTTGCCTGACCGTCTCTGTCATGGCAACTTCACCTTTCAAAGATTCCTAGTGTTCTTGGCGGGGGAAgggtgaggtgtggaggaggagaCGGTGGTGTGTTCTTGCGGTACGGAGGGCACAGACAGGCCCGGAGGTCCTTTGGAGATGTGCCCACGCTCGGGAGTTACATGCTGGCCTTGATACTGGGCAGAACGGGCGGCCACTTGGTGAAGGTGTTAGGATGGGTTTCTCCACTGTTTCTACAGAGGAGTACCTAGCAGCCAGGCCCCTTGCCTTGTAACTAACTCTCTTACCATAGGATAAAGTGGTCTAAGTGCACCCTGTCCCACAGTCACTGGTTGGAGAGCTGCTATGTGGGTCATCAGAATGGCTCGttgggtaaaggtgctttctgTGCAAGGCTGACAAGTTAGTTCTTGGGCTATGGAAGGGGAGAgctgattcctgaaagttgtcctctgaccacacatgGGCCATGGCACATAGGCACCTATACCCACACTTGTACAATTAAAAAGATTCATTCTCTTGCTAATGAAACGTGAGGACTGTGACTTACCCCACACTTGCTTTCCTATAACCTCAGGGTGTGACCGTACTGTTCCTCCGCTTCGGGAccttaaattgctttttctatgtgtGCCCCTCACCTCCACCCTGTGCGTATTCTTGAGTCAGAGTCTTGAGGACTTTGTGAGTCGGGCTGAGAGTCCAGTCCTTTGCAGATGTCTAGGTCCTTGCAGGCTCCTTGGAGGACATCTCTTCTCAACACTGggttcctctctcctgtttccagaACGATGTGTACGAATGGGCCCGGGATCACCGCGCCCACCACAAGTTCTCAGAGACACATGCCGACCCTCACAATTCCCGCCgtggctttttcttctctcacgTGGGTTGGCTGCTTGTGCGCAAACACCCGGCCGTCAAAGAGAAGGGCGGAAAGCTGGACATGTCTGACCTAAAAGCTGAGAAGCTGGTGATGTTCCAGAGGAGGtgagtggggaggggtggaggctGAGGATGGGAGCCCTGGGGATGCGCCAGTTTGCACCGTGTGCATCTGCCATTAAGAATTACAAAGACAAAGCCGCGGCTTACCGTGTCCACATGTTCAGatcaattttaaaacttatttttaacatCCTGTAGGCCACAGAGATAAACCGATGTGTGTTATCTTATTGGAACCAATtaattgcaaaacaaaacagccctgTTCCTTGTCCTAGGTGAGGAGAGACAGAACTGAGTGTAATAGAGACCTTATCTTGAAGGACTAAGTGACCTACTACAAGGGGGCTGATAAGTCAAGTGGCCTGACAGTCACCAAGCAAGTCAGGATTGGTCTTAACCCAAGATACAAAGAGCAGGGAGCAGGCTTAGAAGGAAGTGGTGTTGAAGCTGCAGCTGCATGGAGACAGCAAGAGTGTGCCGGGGAGAGGCTGTCAGACAGTGTGGTGAGCTAAGAGTGTTCAGGGTGCAGCCCTCTGCTTGAATTCCcaggtgtgtgagagagaaaaagagcgATGAAGACATCGCCAACGTCCTTCCTACGGACTCCTCCATGCAGACTTAGGTAGTTGAGTTAGCAACTGAATTACTGAAGGGTTCTCTAGCAGCGTGAAGCAGAAGTGTTGCCCACTCTTGGGAAGGGCACGAGTGAGATGGTAGGAAAGACCGAAGCCGAGAAAACAAAGAGTTAGGTGCAGGGAACGTCTAGGATGTGAGAGGAAGATGTGACTCCTGAAGGACACGGGGATTCAGTTCCCTTGGAGTATCTATGGCCTTGTATACCTGAGGGAGAGGGATAGTGTTATGGTCTGGTCAGAGGCCTACCGTTGGGGGTCTGGGGTGGCACAGAGCTAAGAATGCTGGTAGCAGGAAATGGAGATATAACACCTCCATTTTGTGAAGATTTCTAGTGGTtatgaaagaaacacaaaggcagg
Encoded proteins:
- the LOC116891210 gene encoding acyl-CoA desaturase 2 isoform X3, whose translation is MPAHILQEISGSYSATTTITAPPSGGQQNGGEKFEKNPHLWGADVRPEIKDDLYDPSYQDEEGPPPKLEYVWRNIILMALLHIGALYGITLVPSCKVYTCLFAYLYYVISALGITAGAHRLWSHRTYKARLPLRLFLIIANTMAFQNDVYEWARDHRAHHKFSETHADPHNSRRGFFFSHVGWLLVRKHPAVKEKGGKLDMSDLKAEKLVMFQRRYYKPGLLLMCFILPTLVPWYCWGETFVNSLCVSTFLRYAVVLNATWLVNSAAHLYGYRPYDKNISSRENILVSMGAVGEGFHNYHHSFPYDYSASEYRWHINFTTFFIDCMAALGLAYDRKRVSKAAVLARIKRTGDESCKSG
- the LOC116891210 gene encoding acyl-CoA desaturase 2 isoform X1 — translated: MPAHILQEISGSYSATTTITAPPSGGQQNGGEKFEKNPHLWGADVRPEIKDDLYDPSYQDEEGPPPKLEYVWRNIILMALLHIGALYGITLVPSCKVYTCLFAYLYYVISALGITAGAHRLWSHRTYKARLPLRLFLIIANTMAFQNDVYEWARDHRAHHKFSETHADPHNSRRGFFFSHVGWLLVRKHPAVKEKGGKLDMSDLKAEKLVMFQRRYYKPGLLLMCFILPTLVPWYCWGETFVNSLCVSTFLRYAVVLNATWLVNSAAHLYGYRPYDKNISSRENILVSMGAVGEGFHNYHHAFPYDYSVSEYRWHINFTTFFIDCMAALGLAYDRKRVSKATVLAKVKRTGDGSHESS